In the genome of Candidatus Phytoplasma solani, the window TTATAATAATAAAATAATAAAATAATAAAATAATAAAATAATAAAATAATAAAGGATTTAAAATGAAAATAAATTCTTATATTAAAATATGGGAAATAATTTTAGAAAATTTATCTAAAATTTATAGTGATGAAGTTTTTAAAGAAACATTTTCTAATATTGAAAAAATTTATAACGAAAACAAAAAAATCATTATTTTAGTAGAAACAGATTTTATAAAAAATAAAATTTATAAAATGTATTTTAAAAAAATAAAAGAAATAATTAAAAATGAAATAAAAGAAAAAATTGAAATTGAATTTATTTCTAAAGAAAAAAACCAAAAAACAAATTTTGAAAAAAATGAAAACATAGAAATTGAAGATAGAAAAATAAATTTCAATAAATATAATTGTGGAAATATAAATTCTAAATATAATTTAGATAATTTTGTAATTGGTAAAAGTAACAAATTTGCATTTCAAATAGCTAAAAAAATAATAGAAGAAAATGAAATTTCAATAAATCCTTTCTATATTTTTGGAAAAACCGGAATTGGAAAAACTCATCTTATTCAAGGAATTGGAAATTATATAATAGAAAAAAAAGAAAAAAAAATTTTATATGTTAAAGCTGATGGTTTTATTGAAGAATTTACTAATCAATTAAGAAAAGCTAAAATGGAAGATTTTAATGAAAAATATCGCGATATTGATGTTTTATTAGTTGATGATATTCAAATTATGGCAGGTGCTACAAGAACCCAAATGGAATTTTTTAAACTTTTTGATTATCTTTATTTAAATCAAAAACAAATTATTATTACAAGTGATAAACCAGCTTCAGAATTAAAAAATATTATGAATAGATTAACTTCACGTTTTGAAGCAGGATTGATGGTTGATATTCAAAGTCCTGATTTTGAACATAGAATTAATATTTTAAAAAAGAAAATATTAGAATTTCAAAACAAAGACCCTTTAAAAGTCAAAAAAGAAGTTTTAGAATTAATTTCTTTTACTTTTGTAAATAATATAAGAGAGATGGAAGGGGCTTTATTAAGATTATTAAACTATGCTAAAACATTTGGTTATGAAATTAATTTAAAAGTAGCTAATGAGGCTTTAGAACCTTTAATAAAGAGTAAAAAAAATATTTCTTACGATGAAGATATTTTGGAAAAAATTAAATTAATAGTTAGTAAATTTTTTAACATTAGTATTCGTGATTTAATGGGGAAAAAAAAACAACATAAATATACTTTACCAAGGCATGTTGCAATGTATTTAATTAAAGAGTTAAAAGGAATACCTTATAACATTATTGGAAGTTTTTTTAAAAGAAATCATTCAGCTATTTTTAAAGCTTATCAAAAGATTAAAAAAACTTGTGAAAATGATTGTGAATTAAAAAGATCAATTGAACTTATTTTAAAGAAAATAAATTCTTAACCTTGAAGAAAAAAAATTAAAAAAATTAGGAAGGAAATAATTTGTTTTAATGTATTTAGAAATTAATAAAGATGTATTTTTACAACAACTTTTAAAAATACATAAAATTTTACCACAAAAAAGTTTTTTCCCTATTTTTAATGCATTAAAAATAACAGCCCAAAAAAATATTTTAACTTTAGAAGTTAATAATGGTAACATTGCAATTAAAATAACAATTCAAGATCAAAGTTTGAAAATCAAAAAAGAAGGTCAAATTGCTTGTTTGGGTAAATATTTTATTGAAATAATTAAAAAAATTAATGATTCTTTAATTAAAATAACAGTTACAGAAAATAATTTTCTAGTAATTCAAACTAGTTTTTGTGAATATAAATTAAAATTAATGGATGTTTTAGATTTTTTGTCGCTTAATTTTAATTTTCAAGAAATAGATTTTTTCAAGATCAAAGTTTTTTGTTTTAAAAAAATGATTAAAGAAGTAAATATTGCTAGCTCTAAAAGTGAAAAAAGACCTATTTTGATGGGTTCTAATTTAATTTATGAACAAAAAAACTTAAAAGCTTTGGCAACCGATTCTTTTAGAATAAGTCGCAAAAAGATTGAATTAGACGTTTTTTATCGTGATTTTGATATTGTTGTCCCTAACAAAAGTTTAGAAGAATTGATTAAAATATTAGAATATTATGAAAATGAAAATTTAAAATTTTATTCAAATAATAAAAAAATTTTTTTAGAAATTGATAATTTATGGTTTTGCACTTCTCTTTTAGAAGGTAATTATCCTAAAATTCAAGAATTTAATTTGCAAGCTTTTCCTTCTGTTATCCATTTGAATAAAGAAGAATTAATAAAGATTTTAGAAAGAATTTCCTTATTTTTTTCAAAAGAAGAAATAAATAATAATGTTATTTTATTTGAATTAACTAAAGAAAAAATAATTGAAATATCGATTTCAAATGAAAATTTAGGGACAGCTTTAGAAAAAATTATTCCTTTAAAAGTGGTTTCCAAAAGTTTTGGGATAACCTTTAATGCTAAATATTTAGAAGATATTTTAAAAGTTTTAACGGTTTGCGAAATTGTTTTTTATTTTGAAAACTCTTTAAAACCTTTTGTTGTAACTACTTTAGAAAAAGAATCTTCAATACATTTTATTTTCCCAATTCCAAAAGAAAATGATTAATGTTTTTTAAATTTTGTTTGGTAATCAAAAAGATTAAATTTTCAATGAATATTTTTTTATTTGTTTAATTATGTTCTTTTTTAAAATTTTTAATTTTGATATTTGCAATTAAATTTTGTAGGAAAATTAAATATTTCTTTTTTTCATATTTAGAAACTAATACATTTGTTTTAATTTGGTTTCATTTTTTTAAAATTTTTAATATCGGATTTAATTAATAGTTTTTATGATTTTTTTGTTTAATTGTTTAACTAAATTAATTCGATTTGTTTTGTTTTTGAATATTTTCAGTCATTGTTAAAAACAAAGTTTTTGTTGTGTTAAAATCGTTTATAATAATTTTATTTTTTAAAAAAATATTGTCATTACACTTGCAATAAAACTATCTTTTTAAAAAAAATATTTTTTTATGAAAAATTAATTTCAAAACAAACTCTTTTTAGTTATAATAAATATAGTGAAACTTTTCAGTTATTATTTTTTTATGTAATTTTTAAGAAAATGGGGATTTTAAATGTTTCAATGGTTTAAAAAGAAATTTTTCCAAAACAAAAATAATGATAAATATCAGTTAGGGTTAGGAAAAACAAAAGATATTTTTACTAATTTTGAAATTCTTTTGAAAGAATCTAAAAATATTGAACACTCTTTGTTATCCGCTTTAGAAAATATACTCATAACAAGTGATTTTGGTGTCAAAACAACTCTTTTTTTAATGCAAACTATCAAAGTTGAACTTAATCAATCAAACATTAAAGAAACTCATAAATTACCACCCATTATTATAGAAAAAATGCTGCAATTATATCAAGATAACTCAAAAGAATTTTTAAGTGAAAATATAGTAATTGATGATTCAAAAATTCATCAAAATTCCTTAAATCAAAAAATACCTCAAATGTATTTATTTGTTGGTATTAATGGAGTTGGAAAAACTACCACTATTGGCAAAATGGCTACTAAATTTAAACAAGAAGGAAAAAAAGTCCTTTTAATTGCAGGAGATACTTTTCGTGCAGGAGCAATTGAACAATTAAAAATTTGGGGAAAACGTTCCAAAACTCAAGTTTTTGAAAAAATTGGCTCAACTAGTCCATCAAGTGTTATTTTTGAAGGTTTACAATATGCTAAAAAAAATGATTATGATGTTATTTTATGTGATACTGCAGGTAGATTACAAAACAAAACTAACTTAATGCAAGAATTAGCTAAAATAAAAAGAGTTATTTTAAAGCATTTACCTTTAAAAAACTTGCAATCTTTTTTAGTTTTAGATGCTAATACAGGACAAAATGCCTTAAATCAAGTCGAATTATTTAATGCGGCAGTTCCTCTGATGGGGGCAATTCTAACTAAATTGGACGGCACTTCCAAAGGTGGTATTGTTTTTGCCATCAAGCATTTATATGGCTTATCAACTAAATATATTGGTTTAGGAGAACAACCAGAAGATTTAATTGCTTTTGATATTCAAAATTATCTTTTTCATTTATTTCAAAATTTTTTTCCTGAAAAATATTTACAATAAAATTATTTATCTTTAAATAATAGATATTATAAAAACAAAGGAGTAAAAGCTATCCCAAATGAGCATATTAGGAGATGGATTACAAAAAATTATTAATAAGATCCAAGGAAAAACAATCATCGAATCCAAAGATATTGAAACTATTATGCAAGAAATTCGCCTATCTTTAATACAAGCTGATGTTAATATAAAAGTAGTAGATAAATTTCATGATCTTATTAGTCAAAAAAGTTTAAAACAAGAAGTTTTAAAAGGTTTAAAACCGAAAGAACACATCATCAAAATCATTAATGAAACTTTAACTCAAATTTTAGGTTCGACCCGAGCTGATTTGATATTAAAACCCAAACCTAATTTAACTACTATTATGTTAATAGGATTGCAAGGCAGTGGCAAAACTACTACAGCGGGTAAATTAGCACTTTGGTTAAGAAAAAAAAACAATAGAAAAGTTTTGTTAATTGCTTGTGATGTTTATCGTCCAGGGGCTATCGAACAATTAAAAACCATCGGTAAACAAATTAAAATAGATGTTTTTTCAAATGAAAATCCTAAAGTTGTAAATATTGTTGATGAAGGTTTGCAATACGCTAAAAAAGAAGGATATGATGCAGTAATTATCGATACTGCAGGAAGATTAAACATTGATAAAAAAATGATGAATGAACTACAAGAAATTAAAACTAAATGCAATCCTTCGGAAGTTTTGTTAATTATCGATGCTTTAACAGGACAACAATCAGCTCATAATGCTCAATCTTTCCATCAACAAGTTGGTGCTACTGGTATTATTTTAACCAAAATGGACGCTGATACCAAAGGAGGTGCTTCATTATCTGTAAGAACAATGACTCAATTACCTTTAAAATTTATTTCCTCTTCGGAAACTATTGATTTTTTAGAATCTTTTAATCCTGATAGAATGGCATCACGACTTTTAGGAATGGGTGATGTTTTAACTTTAATTGAAACAGTTACTGACAAAATTGATCCTGTTCAAGGTAAAAAAATGATGGATCGCTTTTTTGATAATAATTATAATTATTATGATTTTCAAAAACAATTAAAAACTTTAAAAAAAATGGGTTCTTTTAGTAAAATATTAAGTTTTATTCCAGGATTAGGTAATAAAATAAAAAACCTTTCTGCAGATATTAATGATGAAAACTTAAAAAAATTTGAAGTTTTAATTCAAAGTATGACCAATAAAGAAAGAAAAAATCCCCAATTAATTTCTTTAAGTGGAAAAAGAAGAGTTCGCATTGCTGTAGGTTCTGGTAATAAATTAACTGATATTAACCAATTAATAACTCTATTAGAACAACAAAAAAAATTAGCCAAGCAAATGAAAAACTTTAATGACCAAGATTTTACCAAATTACAAGATGACCCTTTGTCCTTTTTCAATAATTTAAAATAAAGAAAAATATTTAAAACTAAAGACAAAATAATTAAAACAATATTCCAAGAAAGTTTTTTGTAACTTTCTTTTTTTAGCATTAAATCACCCCATCACTTAAAAAAATATTAATTTATCTAGGAGGAAAAGATGCAACATTTGGTTTTAGTTGATGGAAATTCGCTACTTTTTAGAGCATATCACGCAACAGCTAACAACGGTACAAAACTTTTACAAAATAAAAAAGGTGTTTATACTAACGCCCTTTTATCTTTTATTAAAATGTTTGAAAAAATTTTGCAAGAAACACAAGAATACATATTAGTAGCTTTTGATACACATCATCCAACCAAAAGACATCAAATATACAGTGATTATAAAAAAGGTAGACCTGCTACCCCATCCGAATTAATTAGTCAAATCCCCTTAATTAAACAATATTTAACTTTAATTGGGGTAAAACATTATTTTCAAGATGAATATGAAGCAGATGATATTATTGGTACTTTAGCTAAAAAAGCGAGTGACAACAAGAT includes:
- the dnaA gene encoding chromosomal replication initiator protein DnaA, which codes for MNSYIKIWEIILENLSKIYSDEVFKETFSNIEKIYNENKKIIILVETDFIKNKIYKMYFKKIKEIIKNEIKEKIEIEFISKEKNQKTNFEKNENIEIEDRKINFNKYNCGNINSKYNLDNFVIGKSNKFAFQIAKKIIEENEISINPFYIFGKTGIGKTHLIQGIGNYIIEKKEKKILYVKADGFIEEFTNQLRKAKMEDFNEKYRDIDVLLVDDIQIMAGATRTQMEFFKLFDYLYLNQKQIIITSDKPASELKNIMNRLTSRFEAGLMVDIQSPDFEHRINILKKKILEFQNKDPLKVKKEVLELISFTFVNNIREMEGALLRLLNYAKTFGYEINLKVANEALEPLIKSKKNISYDEDILEKIKLIVSKFFNISIRDLMGKKKQHKYTLPRHVAMYLIKELKGIPYNIIGSFFKRNHSAIFKAYQKIKKTCENDCELKRSIELILKKINS
- the dnaN gene encoding DNA polymerase III subunit beta, translating into MYLEINKDVFLQQLLKIHKILPQKSFFPIFNALKITAQKNILTLEVNNGNIAIKITIQDQSLKIKKEGQIACLGKYFIEIIKKINDSLIKITVTENNFLVIQTSFCEYKLKLMDVLDFLSLNFNFQEIDFFKIKVFCFKKMIKEVNIASSKSEKRPILMGSNLIYEQKNLKALATDSFRISRKKIELDVFYRDFDIVVPNKSLEELIKILEYYENENLKFYSNNKKIFLEIDNLWFCTSLLEGNYPKIQEFNLQAFPSVIHLNKEELIKILERISLFFSKEEINNNVILFELTKEKIIEISISNENLGTALEKIIPLKVVSKSFGITFNAKYLEDILKVLTVCEIVFYFENSLKPFVVTTLEKESSIHFIFPIPKEND
- the ftsY gene encoding signal recognition particle-docking protein FtsY; protein product: MFQWFKKKFFQNKNNDKYQLGLGKTKDIFTNFEILLKESKNIEHSLLSALENILITSDFGVKTTLFLMQTIKVELNQSNIKETHKLPPIIIEKMLQLYQDNSKEFLSENIVIDDSKIHQNSLNQKIPQMYLFVGINGVGKTTTIGKMATKFKQEGKKVLLIAGDTFRAGAIEQLKIWGKRSKTQVFEKIGSTSPSSVIFEGLQYAKKNDYDVILCDTAGRLQNKTNLMQELAKIKRVILKHLPLKNLQSFLVLDANTGQNALNQVELFNAAVPLMGAILTKLDGTSKGGIVFAIKHLYGLSTKYIGLGEQPEDLIAFDIQNYLFHLFQNFFPEKYLQ
- the ffh gene encoding signal recognition particle protein, which translates into the protein MSILGDGLQKIINKIQGKTIIESKDIETIMQEIRLSLIQADVNIKVVDKFHDLISQKSLKQEVLKGLKPKEHIIKIINETLTQILGSTRADLILKPKPNLTTIMLIGLQGSGKTTTAGKLALWLRKKNNRKVLLIACDVYRPGAIEQLKTIGKQIKIDVFSNENPKVVNIVDEGLQYAKKEGYDAVIIDTAGRLNIDKKMMNELQEIKTKCNPSEVLLIIDALTGQQSAHNAQSFHQQVGATGIILTKMDADTKGGASLSVRTMTQLPLKFISSSETIDFLESFNPDRMASRLLGMGDVLTLIETVTDKIDPVQGKKMMDRFFDNNYNYYDFQKQLKTLKKMGSFSKILSFIPGLGNKIKNLSADINDENLKKFEVLIQSMTNKERKNPQLISLSGKRRVRIAVGSGNKLTDINQLITLLEQQKKLAKQMKNFNDQDFTKLQDDPLSFFNNLK